The Cellulomonas sp. S1-8 genome has a window encoding:
- a CDS encoding nitroreductase/quinone reductase family protein: protein MSFHTPTGTRGARFPLPAPVVRLVNRFTARRVRSTGGRALMGGMDVLVLTTVGAKSGEERSTPLAWFPGGDGTWLVVASAAGQVRNPAWFHNLAAHPDRVRIELDGQRIDVTAEQLHDDERARAWADLTAAGPQFGKYAEATDRELPVVRLRRRPDAA from the coding sequence ATGAGCTTCCACACCCCCACCGGCACGCGCGGCGCCCGGTTCCCCCTGCCGGCGCCGGTCGTCCGCCTGGTCAACCGGTTCACCGCCCGCCGCGTGCGCTCCACCGGCGGGCGCGCCCTCATGGGCGGCATGGACGTCCTGGTGCTCACCACCGTCGGGGCCAAGAGCGGGGAGGAGCGCTCGACGCCCCTCGCGTGGTTCCCCGGCGGGGACGGCACGTGGCTCGTCGTCGCCTCCGCCGCCGGCCAGGTCCGCAACCCCGCCTGGTTCCACAACCTCGCGGCGCACCCGGACCGCGTCCGCATCGAGCTGGACGGGCAGCGCATCGACGTCACCGCCGAGCAGCTGCACGACGACGAGCGTGCCCGCGCGTGGGCCGACCTCACGGCTGCGGGGCCCCAGTTCGGCAAGTACGCCGAGGCGACGGACCGCGAGCTCCCGGTCGTCCGGCTCCGCCGCCGCCCCGACGCCGCCTGA
- a CDS encoding MarR family winged helix-turn-helix transcriptional regulator, with translation MSETASNPRTAQRSCGADLTHPLARLALLVHTRVTAVADRHGLTPMQARLLALLTDGPCRMTALAQDLGVEKPALTGLVDRAAARDLVRREPVPGDRRATQVVVTPAGASACDAFHAELATCLDDVVATLPPPDRTRYDACTRTIVTAADPQPAPAPVRPLPTDRTPP, from the coding sequence GTGAGCGAGACGGCCTCGAACCCCCGGACGGCGCAGCGCTCCTGCGGCGCCGACCTGACGCACCCCCTCGCCCGCCTCGCGCTGCTCGTCCACACGCGCGTGACGGCCGTGGCCGACCGGCACGGGCTCACCCCGATGCAGGCGCGGCTCCTCGCGCTGCTGACGGACGGCCCGTGCCGCATGACCGCCCTCGCGCAGGACCTCGGCGTCGAGAAGCCCGCCCTGACGGGACTCGTCGACCGGGCCGCCGCACGCGACCTGGTCCGGCGGGAGCCCGTGCCGGGCGACCGCCGCGCGACCCAGGTCGTCGTCACCCCCGCCGGCGCGTCGGCGTGCGACGCGTTCCACGCCGAGCTGGCGACGTGCCTCGACGACGTCGTGGCGACGCTGCCCCCGCCCGACCGGACGCGCTACGACGCGTGCACCCGCACGATCGTCACCGCTGCCGACCCGCAGCCCGCGCCCGCACCGGTCCGACCCCTTCCGACAGACAGGACCCCACCATGA
- a CDS encoding helix-turn-helix transcriptional regulator, with product MGTSGTTTTRLLRLLSLLQTPRDWPGPVLAERLGISPRTVRRDVDRLREMGYRVHADRGSVGGYRLEAGAELPPLLLDEDQVTAIAVALQAVPLLGTHADEAAERALATIRRVMPPRLRRRAEALAFDTAPDGTRAPAAVPTDVLVAVSSAVRTREVLRFDYAGGRGPDASDVAAPVGTPAGPRRTEPHHLVAALGRWYLVAWDLERADWRVFRVDRMTPRTPTGPRFAPRTVPGGDVRQLLAARFTGATSGGTWPCQGTVVLDAPARDVLPFAGDGVVEDLGDGRCRLRAGSWSWTALAAQLGRFDADVRVEDPDELRDAFDRLATRYARAGRPGPMGEPSAPDAPREST from the coding sequence ATGGGGACATCGGGCACGACCACCACGCGGTTGCTGCGGCTGCTGTCGCTGCTGCAGACCCCGCGCGACTGGCCCGGACCCGTGCTGGCCGAGCGCCTCGGCATCAGCCCGCGCACCGTGCGGCGCGACGTGGACCGGCTGCGGGAGATGGGCTACCGCGTCCACGCGGACCGCGGGTCCGTCGGCGGGTACCGCCTGGAGGCCGGCGCCGAGCTGCCCCCGCTGCTGCTCGACGAGGACCAGGTCACGGCGATCGCAGTGGCGCTGCAGGCGGTCCCGCTGCTGGGCACCCACGCCGACGAGGCCGCCGAGCGCGCGCTGGCGACGATCCGCCGCGTCATGCCGCCGCGGCTGCGGCGGCGGGCCGAGGCGCTCGCCTTCGACACCGCGCCGGACGGCACGCGCGCACCCGCGGCCGTCCCGACCGACGTGCTCGTCGCGGTGTCGTCGGCGGTCCGGACGCGGGAGGTCCTGCGGTTCGACTACGCGGGCGGCCGCGGCCCCGACGCCTCCGACGTCGCCGCGCCCGTCGGCACGCCCGCCGGCCCGCGGCGCACCGAGCCGCACCACCTGGTCGCCGCCCTGGGGCGCTGGTACCTCGTCGCGTGGGACCTCGAGCGCGCGGACTGGCGCGTGTTCCGGGTCGACCGGATGACGCCGCGCACCCCGACCGGCCCGCGGTTCGCGCCGCGCACCGTGCCCGGCGGGGACGTGCGGCAGCTGCTCGCGGCGCGGTTCACCGGGGCGACGTCGGGCGGCACGTGGCCGTGCCAGGGCACCGTCGTCCTCGACGCGCCTGCCCGGGACGTCCTGCCGTTCGCGGGTGACGGCGTCGTCGAGGACCTCGGGGACGGGCGCTGCCGCCTGCGGGCGGGGTCCTGGTCGTGGACCGCGCTCGCCGCGCAGCTCGGGCGCTTCGACGCCGACGTGCGGGTCGAGGACCCCGACGAGCTGCGCGACGCGTTCGACCGTCTCGCGACCCGCTACGCGCGCGCCGGCCGCCCCGGCCCGATGGGCGAGCCATCGGCGCCCGACGCTCCCCGCGAAAGTACGTGA
- a CDS encoding VOC family protein, whose translation MTISTTTHLNFRGDARAALELYGSAFGGDATVVTYAQAGAVTDPAESDQVMWGQVASPAGFRVMAYDVPSHTAYEPGVNPVFVSVRGTDADELRRYWDGLAEGATVRVPLAPAAWSPLYGMVTDRFGVTWVLDVEVAWAG comes from the coding sequence ATGACCATCAGCACCACCACCCACCTCAACTTCCGCGGCGACGCGCGCGCGGCGCTCGAGCTCTACGGGTCCGCGTTCGGCGGCGACGCGACCGTCGTGACGTACGCCCAGGCGGGCGCCGTCACCGACCCCGCCGAGTCCGACCAGGTCATGTGGGGCCAGGTCGCCTCACCCGCCGGCTTCCGGGTGATGGCGTACGACGTGCCGTCGCACACCGCCTACGAGCCGGGCGTGAACCCCGTCTTCGTGTCCGTGCGCGGCACCGACGCGGACGAGCTGCGCCGGTACTGGGACGGCCTCGCGGAGGGCGCCACCGTCCGCGTGCCCCTCGCGCCCGCGGCCTGGTCGCCGCTCTACGGCATGGTCACCGACCGCTTCGGCGTGACGTGGGTGCTCGACGTCGAGGTCGCCTGGGCGGGCTGA
- a CDS encoding PQQ-dependent sugar dehydrogenase, with amino-acid sequence MPPSPRPRAAAAVTAATLLLAACTPGSATPAATSVAPSAPAPSVAPSGSSAPPAGPRLVPGDVTEVATGLVMPWGLTFLPDGAALVSSRSTGEILHLPPGGGAPSVVGLVPGVAVTSEGGLLGIVASPDFDEDRTVYAYASSSPTNRVLALTLADDLRSLRVDRVLLDGIETADRHHGGRLRIGPDGHLWIGTGDAFDPANAAAGDSLNGKVLRIATDGTIPDDNPADSPIYSSGHRNVQGIAFGPDGTAYASELGHRTWDELNVLRPGLDYGWPASEGTSGDHGEPPVFTLHPDDASPSGVAYAGGSIWLGALGGRRLWQLPVDGPRPAGDPVEWFTGEHGRIRTVEVAPDGALWLVTSNTDRATWGGTPPRPGDDRILRVELVAG; translated from the coding sequence ATGCCCCCCTCCCCCCGCCCGCGCGCAGCCGCCGCGGTCACCGCCGCCACCCTGCTGCTCGCCGCGTGCACGCCGGGCAGCGCCACGCCCGCCGCCACGTCGGTCGCACCCTCAGCCCCCGCCCCGTCGGTGGCGCCGTCCGGCTCGTCCGCTCCGCCCGCCGGCCCGCGGCTCGTCCCCGGCGACGTGACGGAGGTGGCCACCGGCCTCGTCATGCCGTGGGGGCTGACGTTCCTGCCCGACGGCGCCGCCCTGGTCTCGAGCCGCTCGACCGGCGAGATCCTGCACCTGCCCCCGGGCGGCGGGGCGCCGAGCGTCGTCGGCCTCGTCCCCGGGGTCGCGGTCACCTCCGAGGGCGGGCTCCTGGGCATCGTCGCGTCCCCGGACTTCGACGAGGACCGGACCGTCTACGCCTACGCGTCCTCCTCGCCGACCAACCGCGTCCTCGCGCTCACCCTCGCCGACGACCTGCGGTCCCTGCGGGTCGACCGCGTCCTGCTCGACGGCATCGAGACCGCCGACCGGCACCACGGCGGGCGGCTCCGGATCGGCCCCGACGGCCACCTGTGGATCGGCACCGGCGACGCCTTCGACCCGGCCAACGCCGCCGCGGGCGACTCGCTCAACGGCAAGGTCCTGCGGATCGCCACCGACGGGACCATCCCCGACGACAACCCCGCGGACTCCCCCATCTACTCCTCCGGCCACCGCAACGTCCAGGGCATCGCGTTCGGCCCCGACGGCACGGCGTACGCCTCCGAGCTCGGGCACCGCACCTGGGACGAGCTCAACGTCCTGCGGCCCGGGCTCGACTACGGCTGGCCTGCGTCCGAGGGCACGTCGGGCGACCACGGGGAGCCTCCCGTCTTCACGCTCCACCCCGACGACGCGTCGCCGTCCGGCGTCGCCTACGCGGGCGGGTCGATCTGGCTGGGCGCGCTCGGCGGCCGGCGCCTCTGGCAGCTCCCGGTCGACGGCCCGCGCCCGGCGGGCGACCCCGTCGAGTGGTTCACCGGCGAGCACGGCCGCATCCGCACGGTCGAGGTCGCGCCCGACGGCGCGCTGTGGCTCGTCACGTCCAACACGGACCGCGCGACCTGGGGCGGCACCCCGCCGCGCCCCGGCGACGACCGCATCCTGCGCGTCGAGCTCGTCGCCGGGTAG
- a CDS encoding TetR/AcrR family transcriptional regulator, which yields MSETVRARIIDAALRLLDDGGPEAMSTRAVSAAAGVQAPTLYRLFRDKQGLLDAVTEHRFDEYLADKTDRPRAENPVEDLRRGFDLHVGFGLANPAVYVAVYGGAPRPDGPAPAVLRAEQVLLAMMRRVAAAGRLRVDETTAAHVLHAAGRGTTLLLISTPPDERDLRLPEIAREAVIAAITTAAPAASGGSAAPGEPAAEPLAVAARTIRAALPDVGALSPAEKDLLAEWLDRLTPP from the coding sequence GTGAGTGAGACCGTGCGGGCCCGGATCATCGACGCAGCACTGCGCCTGCTGGACGACGGCGGGCCGGAGGCGATGTCGACGCGCGCCGTCAGCGCCGCGGCCGGGGTCCAGGCCCCGACCCTCTACCGCCTCTTCCGCGACAAGCAGGGGCTGCTCGACGCGGTCACGGAGCACCGGTTCGACGAGTACCTCGCCGACAAGACGGACCGCCCCCGCGCCGAGAACCCGGTGGAGGACCTGCGCCGCGGCTTCGACCTGCACGTCGGCTTCGGGCTCGCGAACCCCGCGGTGTACGTCGCCGTCTACGGCGGAGCCCCCCGCCCGGACGGCCCCGCCCCCGCCGTGCTGCGCGCGGAGCAGGTCCTGCTGGCGATGATGCGGCGGGTCGCCGCCGCGGGACGCCTCCGCGTCGACGAGACCACCGCGGCCCACGTCCTGCACGCCGCGGGCCGCGGGACGACGCTGCTCCTCATCTCGACGCCCCCGGACGAGCGCGACCTGCGGCTGCCCGAGATCGCGCGCGAGGCGGTCATCGCCGCCATCACCACCGCTGCGCCCGCCGCGTCCGGCGGGTCGGCTGCGCCCGGCGAGCCCGCCGCGGAGCCGCTCGCGGTCGCGGCCCGCACGATCCGCGCGGCCCTCCCCGACGTCGGTGCCCTCAGCCCCGCGGAGAAGGACCTCCTCGCGGAGTGGCTCGACCGCCTCACCCCACCCTGA
- a CDS encoding ABC transporter permease — translation MSAVGTALTGTRPLLHATVRHDGRHFAPWVAIATLLTASSVVVYPWVFPDLAARRLLAAAIDANPALSLIFGPAHDLTTVDGFNAWRTLALGGFLVALGAIIAVTRATRAQEDSGQAELLASGVMGRSARLVAGVALALVGSLAAGVVAGVVAALCGGGWESSLLLGATFTASGWMFAGLAAVTAQLGSDARTAGSLAIGTLGVLFGLRGFCAALDAPAWTIWANPLGWTLETRPASGDHWAPLLLAVAFTGTLVAVAFVLQARRDFGQGSIAPRPGPARGTARSTWRLAVRVNRAPVVTWAIAFVALGVVFGYFTTSISDVVTGNAGVQQILASGATTPDELTGVFVRTVLGLVGIVATVPGVQILLRLRAEELDDRVEPLLAGAVTRARCYASHVALALAVSTVNVLVAGTLVAVLASRADIGVSFAEVLVQAVATVPAVWTVVALSVAVVGARPAASLAAWAGVLASFVLTLLGPTFGLDDWVLGISPFWHVPVITVVAPDWSGLGWITLVTAGLVAVGFAGFRHRDLAR, via the coding sequence ATGAGCGCCGTCGGCACCGCCCTGACGGGGACCCGGCCCCTGCTGCACGCGACCGTCCGGCACGACGGCCGGCACTTCGCGCCCTGGGTCGCGATCGCGACGCTGCTCACCGCGTCGTCGGTCGTCGTCTACCCCTGGGTTTTCCCCGACCTCGCCGCGCGCCGGCTGCTGGCCGCGGCGATCGACGCGAACCCCGCGCTCAGCCTCATCTTCGGGCCCGCGCACGACCTGACGACCGTCGACGGGTTCAACGCGTGGCGCACCCTGGCCCTGGGCGGCTTCCTCGTCGCGCTCGGTGCGATCATCGCCGTCACCCGGGCGACGCGCGCGCAGGAGGACTCGGGACAGGCCGAGCTGCTCGCGTCGGGCGTCATGGGGCGCTCGGCGCGGCTCGTGGCGGGCGTGGCGCTCGCGCTCGTCGGGTCGCTGGCCGCCGGCGTCGTCGCGGGCGTCGTCGCGGCGCTGTGCGGCGGGGGCTGGGAGTCGTCGCTGCTGCTGGGCGCGACGTTCACCGCGAGCGGCTGGATGTTCGCCGGCCTCGCGGCCGTCACCGCGCAGCTCGGGTCCGACGCCCGGACGGCCGGCTCGCTCGCCATCGGGACGCTGGGCGTGCTGTTCGGGTTGCGCGGGTTCTGCGCGGCGCTCGACGCCCCCGCGTGGACGATCTGGGCGAACCCGCTGGGCTGGACGCTCGAGACCCGCCCGGCGAGCGGCGACCACTGGGCGCCGCTGCTGCTCGCGGTGGCGTTCACGGGGACCCTGGTCGCTGTGGCGTTCGTCCTGCAGGCGCGCCGCGACTTCGGCCAGGGGTCGATCGCGCCCCGCCCCGGCCCTGCGCGGGGCACCGCGCGCAGCACGTGGCGCCTCGCCGTGCGCGTGAACCGCGCGCCGGTCGTCACGTGGGCGATCGCGTTCGTCGCCCTGGGCGTGGTCTTCGGCTACTTCACGACGTCGATCAGCGACGTGGTGACCGGCAACGCCGGCGTGCAGCAGATCCTGGCGTCCGGCGCCACCACGCCCGACGAGCTGACCGGCGTGTTCGTGCGCACCGTCCTCGGCCTCGTCGGGATCGTCGCGACCGTCCCCGGCGTGCAGATCCTGCTCCGGCTGCGCGCGGAGGAGCTGGACGACCGCGTCGAGCCGCTGCTCGCCGGTGCCGTCACGCGTGCCCGCTGCTACGCGAGCCACGTCGCCCTCGCCCTGGCCGTGTCGACCGTGAACGTGCTGGTCGCGGGCACGCTGGTGGCCGTCCTCGCGTCCCGCGCGGACATCGGGGTGTCCTTCGCCGAGGTGCTGGTCCAGGCCGTCGCCACGGTGCCCGCCGTCTGGACGGTCGTCGCGCTGTCGGTCGCGGTCGTCGGCGCCCGGCCCGCCGCGAGCCTCGCGGCCTGGGCGGGCGTGCTCGCGTCGTTCGTCCTGACGCTGCTGGGCCCGACGTTCGGCCTCGACGACTGGGTGCTCGGCATCAGCCCGTTCTGGCACGTCCCCGTCATCACCGTCGTCGCCCCTGACTGGTCGGGGCTGGGCTGGATCACGCTCGTGACGGCGGGCCTGGTGGCCGTCGGCTTCGCCGGCTTCCGCCACCGCGACCTGGCCCGCTGA
- a CDS encoding ABC transporter ATP-binding protein — protein MSDAVIDIQGLTKSFGRFRALDGLDLHVERGQVHGFLGPNGAGKSTTIRVLLGLLRADAGTVRLLGGDPWRDVVELHRRLAYVPGDVSLWPSMTGGEAIDLLGALRGGLDEQRRADLLDRFELDPTKRGRQYSKGNRQKVAIVAALASDVELLVLDEPTSGLDPLMENVFQEVIGEAKQRGTTVLLSSHILAEIESLADRISIIRDGRIVQSGTLTDLRGQTRTTIHATLTRAPDAAALGTLGSTHLDGDRLVATVDSAHVGDAMATLTPYGITTLTVAPPSLESLFLRLYGDDGSTR, from the coding sequence ATGAGCGACGCAGTGATCGACATCCAGGGCCTGACCAAGTCGTTCGGCCGGTTCCGCGCCCTCGACGGCCTCGACCTGCACGTCGAGCGGGGACAGGTCCACGGCTTCCTGGGCCCGAACGGCGCGGGCAAGTCCACGACCATCCGCGTGCTGCTGGGCCTGCTGCGGGCCGACGCGGGAACGGTCCGGCTGCTCGGCGGCGACCCGTGGCGGGACGTCGTCGAGCTGCACCGGCGCCTCGCGTACGTCCCCGGCGACGTCTCGCTGTGGCCGAGCATGACCGGCGGCGAGGCGATCGACCTGCTGGGCGCGTTGCGCGGCGGCCTGGACGAGCAGCGCCGCGCGGACCTCCTCGACCGCTTCGAGCTCGACCCCACCAAGCGCGGCCGGCAGTACTCCAAGGGCAACCGGCAGAAGGTCGCGATCGTCGCGGCGCTCGCGTCCGACGTCGAGCTGCTGGTGCTCGACGAGCCGACCAGCGGCCTGGACCCCCTCATGGAGAACGTGTTCCAGGAGGTGATCGGGGAGGCGAAGCAGCGCGGCACGACCGTGCTGCTCTCGAGCCACATCCTCGCCGAGATCGAGAGCCTGGCCGACCGGATCAGCATCATCCGCGACGGGCGCATCGTGCAGTCCGGCACGCTCACCGACCTGCGCGGCCAGACCCGCACCACCATCCACGCGACCTTGACGCGCGCGCCCGACGCCGCCGCGCTCGGCACCCTGGGCAGCACCCACCTCGACGGGGACCGCCTGGTCGCGACCGTCGACTCCGCCCACGTCGGCGACGCGATGGCCACCCTGACGCCCTACGGCATCACGACGCTCACCGTCGCGCCGCCGTCGCTCGAGAGCCTGTTCCTGCGCCTCTACGGCGACGACGGGAGCACGCGATGA
- a CDS encoding TetR/AcrR family transcriptional regulator, with amino-acid sequence MAGERARPTGRRPGDSGTRDAIRDAALRLFAEHGYDGASVRAIAAAADVDPALVRHFYGDKESLFATVVADQTGIAPVLAQAAAADGATAGREFADAYLGLWERPLVRPILLALVRSATTSPRAAHMLREMLGARVREASGGDPERARRLTLAGASLLGIAVARHVVGVGPIADLAYDDLVDQVAPAVQQYLTGD; translated from the coding sequence ATGGCCGGCGAACGCGCGCGACCCACCGGCCGTCGCCCGGGGGACTCGGGCACCCGCGACGCGATCCGCGACGCCGCCCTCCGGCTGTTCGCGGAGCACGGCTACGACGGCGCGTCCGTCCGTGCCATCGCCGCCGCTGCGGACGTCGACCCCGCGCTCGTCCGGCACTTCTACGGCGACAAGGAAAGCCTCTTCGCCACGGTCGTCGCCGACCAGACCGGCATCGCGCCCGTGCTCGCGCAGGCCGCCGCCGCCGACGGGGCCACCGCGGGGCGCGAGTTCGCCGACGCCTACCTGGGTCTGTGGGAGCGCCCGCTCGTCCGCCCGATCCTGCTCGCCCTCGTCCGCTCGGCCACGACATCGCCGCGAGCCGCGCACATGCTGCGCGAGATGCTCGGAGCGCGCGTACGCGAGGCGTCGGGCGGCGACCCCGAACGGGCGCGGCGGCTCACGCTCGCCGGGGCGAGCCTCCTGGGCATCGCGGTCGCACGGCACGTGGTCGGCGTCGGCCCGATCGCCGACCTGGCGTACGACGACCTCGTCGACCAGGTCGCACCCGCGGTCCAGCAGTACCTGACGGGGGACTGA
- a CDS encoding dihydrofolate reductase family protein, translated as MGRLLYALSGSLDGYVNDAQGRYDFMPVSEGFHAFITDAMADVTTHLYGRRMYEEMQVWETDPTLAESAEGKAFAAWWQRGEKVVFSTTLTSVPTARTRIERTFDVDRVREIKERSAGDLIIEGPTIAAHALRAGLVDEIQLYVGPAILGGGTRVYPDDVRLDLELLAERRFDGGVVMLRYAVR; from the coding sequence ATGGGCCGACTCCTCTACGCCCTCTCCGGGTCGCTCGACGGGTACGTCAACGACGCGCAGGGTCGTTACGACTTCATGCCGGTCAGCGAGGGCTTCCACGCCTTCATCACCGACGCGATGGCCGACGTCACGACGCACCTCTACGGGCGACGCATGTACGAGGAGATGCAGGTCTGGGAGACCGACCCGACCCTCGCCGAGTCCGCGGAGGGCAAGGCGTTCGCCGCGTGGTGGCAGCGGGGCGAGAAGGTCGTGTTCTCGACGACGCTGACGTCCGTGCCCACGGCACGCACCCGGATCGAGCGGACGTTCGACGTCGACCGCGTCCGCGAGATCAAGGAGCGGTCCGCGGGGGACCTCATCATCGAGGGCCCGACGATCGCCGCCCACGCGCTGCGCGCCGGCCTCGTCGACGAGATCCAGCTCTACGTCGGGCCCGCGATCCTGGGCGGCGGCACCCGCGTGTACCCGGACGACGTGCGCCTGGACCTGGAGCTGTTGGCGGAGCGTCGCTTCGACGGCGGCGTCGTCATGCTGCGCTACGCGGTGCGCTGA
- a CDS encoding type II toxin-antitoxin system RatA family toxin — translation MIVESTVEVPVTPDVAFAVSQTTGAVRLRWDPFIRRQAFLDGATTPAKGVRTLTLHRTGLRMVSEYVSYNPPTNVGMRMVEGPWFFAVMAGGWRFTALPDGGTRAAWRYSFTCRPRWLAPVAERVGRVVLQRDVDRRIAGFARGCADPQVLAAVR, via the coding sequence ATGATCGTCGAGTCCACCGTCGAGGTCCCCGTCACCCCCGACGTCGCCTTCGCGGTGTCCCAGACGACGGGTGCAGTCCGGTTGCGCTGGGACCCGTTCATCCGTCGGCAGGCGTTCCTCGACGGCGCGACGACCCCGGCCAAGGGCGTCCGGACGCTCACGCTGCACCGCACGGGGCTGCGGATGGTCAGCGAGTACGTCTCCTACAACCCTCCGACGAACGTCGGCATGAGGATGGTCGAGGGGCCGTGGTTCTTCGCGGTCATGGCCGGCGGGTGGCGCTTCACGGCGCTGCCGGACGGCGGCACGCGCGCGGCGTGGCGGTACAGCTTCACGTGCCGGCCGCGGTGGCTGGCGCCCGTGGCGGAGCGGGTCGGGCGCGTCGTGCTGCAGCGGGACGTCGACCGGCGGATCGCCGGGTTCGCGCGCGGCTGCGCCGACCCGCAGGTGCTCGCGGCGGTCCGGTGA